Part of the Capsicum annuum cultivar UCD-10X-F1 chromosome 12, UCD10Xv1.1, whole genome shotgun sequence genome is shown below.
taccagaaaaaatcaaaatgaaacaaatacaacaagaactAAAAAGATTTAATACAAACAAGAGCAGTAGAACATAAAAGAGGAAATTATTCTACAAAAACAGACAGAAGCATAAACCCAAAAAGCTGAAATTAACTTAAAAAAGACTAAATTTTTTACACAGAAATCTCaaccaataaaagaaaaaaaggaaagaaaatcctACTACACAAAAACAAGAAAGTTTTTAACTCAAACCCCTTCAATAATCATacataaaactacaaaaaagactccatttttaaccccaaaaaaccTAAGAAAGAtgaaattaacaacaaaaaaaaaataatccattttaacccccaccccccaaaaaaaagaaagctgaaattaacTTTAAAACACTCAAATTTTATACAGAAATCTCAACCCCATAgagggaaaagaaagaaaaaaaagcataGAAGCTACTTCACAAAaaaacaagattttttttttaactcaaaccctttcaaaactaataaataaaattacaaaaaaaaaaactacattttaaaccaaaaaaaaaacaaacaagaaattaactaaaaagactcaatttttttacataataatcataaataaaaatacatgtaagctacttcacaatttttttttttacgtaataatcataaataaaaatacatgtaaGCTACTTCACAAAAACCAAGAAAGTTTTCAACTCAAAccccatcaaaaatcacaaacaaaacaacaacaaaaaaacctcaatttttaacacaaataaaatggttttaaaaaaaaaatcaagaaagctgAGAACTCACCAATTATCCGAGAAGAAATTATTTGGATTAATCAAGAATAAGCAAAAATCATGAGGTTCTTTTGTGAttttcgggggggggggggggggggggggggggggNNNNNNNNNNNNNNNNNNNNNNNNNNNNNNNNNNNNNNNNNNNNNNNNNNNNNNNNNNNNNNNNNNNNNNNNNNNNNNNNNNNNNNNNNNNNNNNNNNNNGAAGGGAAGAGGAAGGTGCAGTGGAGACTATTGAGTCCACATGCAAGAAAGTGGAaatttttttgtaagaaaataaaaaaggatagcTGAAAAAACGAGTGAAATTTATTGCtacatttattattaatttgCATTTGTAGCCTCCAACTTATTCTTATTTATTGTTGTCCTTTCCACCAGCTCCCCATTAATTTCTTAGATTTTGAGTATTATGGTACTAGTGAATTTTCCTCTACCAATATAGGTTCGTAGTACTGTGCGTTTGAAAtttgtttccatatttttaaaattcgaaTTTGATAATTCgattattgatatttgaaagtagaaatcacatatcatatttttaaatattgatttaatAAGTTGataattgataaattaaattttgatatgatatttggtaatatcatattaaagttggagattaGCAAACAACGTttaacttcaaagagtatatttaataaaagttttatttagtattttttaaaatttttttacgaatatattaccaagATCGAAGAGATTTTTGAGATGACTGATACTATTGTTTATTGAGCTAGTTAGACacacacatatttatatataataatttaatattcggtaaatactaaatactaaatgATATTAATATCTTGTATCATACTCAATCCTCAATATCAAGATATTAAAATTTTACCCCAAATATCGAATTATCGAATATTAATTaccaatatttttaattttgttcgGTAATTCGATTTTCAGTACTTTATGTCCAACCCTAACAATGGTGGGACTATTGTActctttgtttgaaattttaGGGTCGAGCTTtcaatatggaaaaaaaaaattataaggagCATCATTTGTAAAGTGATTCTACAATGCgtgatttaaattaatttaagcttcaacgttgatattgaatacaaagtaaaaagttaataaaaaaaacttttattttattgtttttctttccatgtttagtatgtttgttgggaaaaaattaatttgatgtatTAAAGTTTTCACTATATAAGTTCAAGAAAGATCAGACCATAGTTCTGTATTAGAGTTCGATTAGATGTACTCTCACGAGTTCTAATAAATGTAATTTCATGTTCAAAATTTGAATCCAATCAAAatctttgattaaaaataaaatatattctctctattttatattgttggcccttttactaaaaatatttattttattttaattgttcaaattctaaaatcaagaaaaatttattgtatttttttaatattatcctATCACAAAATGACTATGTAAAGTGTTTATcattgaatttatatttttaatacataattattagaattattttaataaaataaatttctattaaatatttttttaagaaaaatatcaaattaataaggatcaattaaaatgaaatgaaagaagtacttacttcctccgtttcattttagttaaccctctttttaaaaatatttgtttcaatttagttgtcccttttgatgaaatcaatagtattttattatgttcttctaATACTACCctcaatattaaatgactaaataaagtatatttactcaaatttatattttcaaaacataattaataagattaatttgataaaataaatctctaataaatatttttttaagggaAGTATCAAATTAAAAAAGATCAACTATTAAACTGGGAGTTAATTACTCTCGTgaattcaatttattttcaacttcaatgtttttccttttttatactCCCATTAGTCAAAAGAGTCAAACAGAACTACACAAGAAAATTTATTTTGTCAAATGAAATAGCTGGTCTAATATCATCAAATTTgacttgtttttaatttttcaaaaataatttttattaaattgaaataattcTTATGGTCAAATATAGGGTTgggcataaaatatcaaaaatcgaattactaaatcaaattaaaaaatttggtaattggtatttgGTAATTCGGTATTTGGTATAATATTTGGGAGTAGAATTTTAATATTTCGGTATTTGGAATTGAGtcggtacaagatattaataccgtttgaTATTCGGTATTTAcagaatatatacatatatatgtctaacccaactcaatagacaatagtattagtcatctCAAAAAATCTCTtggaccttggtaatatattcgtaaaaagcaacaaaaagaatactaaaaacggtttctattaaatatactctttaaAGTTTAAACGtacatctccaactttaatatggtattttaaaATATCGTACCGAACcaaagtttaatttaccgattactaTCTATGTTCAAATACCGATTACCGAATTATCAAATCCGAACTTTAAAAATACTGAATCGAATACCGAACGTCCACCCATAGTCAAATactactatttttactttttttattaaaataaaataatttaaaaaataaaaataaaaaaattctcatagCCAAACGCCTACTTAAATAGATTTCAAGTAAGAAATTAATCTCaaataagaaatttttaaaattaagataCAAAAGTAGAAAACAATATGAAATTGGAGACTGAAAATGAAAAAGTGATAAGTAAAAGGGGCATAAGAATAAGTAGAGAGATTTGTCCCTATCATTATAGACGACCCACGCGGAGAAAAATAGTATATTACTGTTTTGACCTTTCGGGTCAAATCTTTGGGACCCATTTAAAGGCAAAAACATGACCCACCCATTCATCTTTGACCCGACTCCTTCTCCTTTTTAGCTAACCACTTTAACTTTACCAATCTTCTTTTTCCCCTACTTTTcatacatctttttttttttttcaaaagataaaaaataatacttaCTTCGTCCCATTTTATGCATCGTCATTTAGTCAAACACAGAGttcaagaaataagaaaagacttgataatatttaccaaattatcctttatcaaaaagtatactattatcttttttttattaagtgggatcaataaaagtaaaagtgaaattgtgtctttaaataattaccaaataaaaaaagatgacattctttttgagaCGGACTAAAAAAGAAATGATGACATATAAAATAGGACGGAGAGAGTAATTAAAATTACTTAGTAGCTTCGAGCTTTTTTAGTTATCGCGTTTTACTTTTTGGAATCTAATTGTATGAATTTTAATCAATGATATATTTTTGCATCAATTTAATATGAGAAGAGCTACTTTTTTAGTTATCGCGTTTTACTTTTTgaaatcttaaattttaattaatgatatatttttgcatcatattaatatgagaagagCTAAATTTTATAATAGTAATTTTCATATAGCTTTCgtacatttaaaatttaaatttaaaatatgtttctctatttgaatttatttgtccactattttaaaaattgatttgcaTTTATTTGTTAACATATCGAGAAAAGACATTTTAAACATAGTTACTTATCCTCTGGGAGGTAAAATATGATGAATAGAAATGGTgtggtaaaataattatattactctctccgtttcatattagCTGATTCTcttgctaaaaatatttattttattttagttgtctaagttttaaaatcaagagaaattTATTGGGCTTTTTTAATATTACCCCTATCATTAAATGATTATATAAAgtgtatataattaaatttatatttttaatacataattaataggattattttaataaaataaatccctattaaataatttttttttttaaagagaagtGTCAAGTTAATAaagatgaattaaaataaaacGATATAATGAGTAAATGTGGAAAGGAATCTTCTCTAACTTATAGTAGGGACTAATAACAATATAGTAGCATACATTTCTGAGCTCGAGAAAACTgagatatatttatttaattatcaaaatgAGTGTTATAATATTCTCCAAAAAAGGCTGTTTGGTTAGGTGTTGCTTTTGTACATgaatattttactaaaattatttgTATCTTGGGCATATACACAAACAAGTTTTACTACGATTCTACGATAACCAATGATCGTTTAGCAGTTCTTTTAAGAATAAattaacaaaatgaaaaaaataatcagTTGAACTATGGTAGAATGGATGAAATTCATTAGTCTTTTTAACGAAAAGAATTGAGTTTGAATTTGagagtaaaaaatatttctcgTAAAGAGTTTTTCTCTTTAATAGGTATGCGGCATGATAAATTGTGAAGTTAAGATTTTGCAGTATCGTCAATTGAAATCGCTTATTCTGAGGTGATCTTGCCACTAAATGTAACTTTAGATTAATCGTGTCTGTTAATATAAAATACAGGTGGTTATGCAAATAGTAGAAAAAGTAAATGAAGAGGTGAAAGGAAATTACAAATTGTATGTtgactataatatttattttatttattacaaataaacaGATGAGCTAGGTGTTATTTTGTACATTACTTGTTTTCCTTtgagaatttaaaagaaaaaaaagggctGGCAAAGGAATGTTTTATATATTTCCATTGCTGGATATTCTTCCAAACACGTACTATCTGTACTTATATATAATGACGAAAAACTATTTTGTACTATATACTATATGatatcattataatataaatataattggaACCTACAAACagtattttataaattaagatagagtaagattTAAAGTATTCAATAAGTGCATGATCCACTCTAGTTTCTTGTTTTAGTACTTTGTTGATATGATAACAAGAGTATAAAGAAATAGGATTATGATTATATCACTTAAATAAACCTCTTTGAGATTATTTCTTGAAGTGTCTTTTTAATACCATACTAGCTCGATTACTTTGTATTTACATCTCATATGCCttattataaaggaaaaaaagttccTACCAGTAATTTTGTAGCTCAACTATTTTAGGTTTGCATCTCGTATGCCTTATTAGAAAGGAAGACACTCCTAGCTACCAACAATTTCATAGCTCAACTACTCTAGATTTGCATCTCGTAACCGTATTAGAAAGGAAAACACTCCCTACCAGCAATTTCATAGCTAAACTACTCTAGATTTGCATCTCGTAGCCTTAATAGAAAGGAAAAGACTCCTTACCAGCAACTTCATAGCTCAACTATTGTAGATTTGCATCTCGTAGCCTTTATTAGCAGGAAAAACACCCCTTATCAGCAATTTTGTAGCTCAGCTACTCTAGATTTGCATCTCGTAGTCTTATTAGAAAGGAAGACACTGCCTACCAACAATTTCGTAGCTTAACTATTCTAGATTTGCATCTCGTAGCCTTTATTAGAAAGGAAAACACCCCCTATCAGCAATTTCGTAGCTCAACTACTCTAGATTTGCATCTCGTAGACTTATTGGAAAGGAAAACGCTCTCCACCAGCAATTTCGTAGCTCAACTATTCTAAATTTGCAATCTCGCATGCTTTATATTAAAAAGGAAAACACTCTCTATCAACAATTTCTCTATTTACCAGACTCGAACTCAACACTTCTTGAGTTGCTTGTTGCCCCTATTCATGTTTGTCAAATTAAAAATTGTATGTTTACAAATCAACTTCTTATTTCCTTGTAGTTTTCTTATAACAcatgaattaaaagaaaaacaaatgacaTGATCTTTATCCgttttgtgtttatttttataCACACTCACACACATATAATGTAATGTGATTGTATCAGTATGAACCCCAATGACTTGTAAGAGGGATTCTTagtatattttcttatatttcatgactgtaataaagaaaataattgcTTCCTAAGCTAGAAATATAGACTTTTTTTAGCCTTGTGGTTGTGGCAATTCTCCAAGTAATAGTGAAAGGAAATCATGAATGATTGAATTAAATCATAGTGAGGTCAAAAATTGCATGTTTGATTAGGAAGAAATGCAATTGTTGTGATAAAAAGGCAAAACATTTGGAAAGAGACATTATTAGGTCTTATACATCTAAATATACAATGTTCTAAATGACAAAAGTGACAGAAAGTAATAAGAAAGTGATTGAACTTATAATActataataagtaaaaaaaaattaaaaaaaaattagtgcaATTTGACCTAACCTTAATTATAAGTAGTaccctttattttacttttcacaTAAAACAATTGGAGCTACATAAAGTTGAGAAGAAATGGATCAACTTGAGAATTGAGCCTCCACATGGGAGCTACATAAAATTGCATATTTGGCCGGTCAGtcaaaaataattagaatttaaCTTCCTTATGATGTTTTTGTCTAGTAGCCAATTTACTTACCCAAATTAGATTTCGAAAAGTTCTACGAGTTCTTTATCATTTTAGCTAATTAGAAAACAAAATAAGCACTACTACATTTATCCAATATATTCCAAGATTTTCCTAGTCTCTTGAAGTGACATGATTTTTTGAGTGGATTTCATAGGTTCACCATTTCCTGTGTCTTGTGCTTCTTCGTCCTGTAGTGACATGTGTTTTATGGTGCCCGTACTTTGTTGCATGTAGAAGAGATGTTGGGTCTTCTATTCCAACATCTGATCCGCCCTTTTCTATTTCAGTTCCTCGAATTTGATTTAAAGtagttaaattttaatttttttttttgtaaatattgatattttttaaataagtccACGGTTATTTGTGCAAGTTTTGTTTTGACATTGTACGTTTGTTAATtgtttttttagacattttagttCCAAATGTTTATGGGTGATGGACGTTACATttttattactaatttttttttgtttccattGTGATATGTGTGCAAGTTTCCCTACCATAAAGATAATTCTTGATACAACTATGAGCTATATATGTGGGTGGCATGTGTTGTGTTGGATTGTATATTTTTCAACGATTTCCCTTACCAAATAACTAGTTAAACTTTCATTgtctcaaatatttttataggCGGATCCAAAATTATAAGATGGTGGAATATCATTAACTTGCTGGATCTCGCCGGATGGCAGCAAAACTTTTGGTGAGCgtacacataaaaaaaatagtgtataATGAAAGCTTTTTCAGAGAGTGAACAGacatataacatataatgattATGAAGTTTAACACTGAAAGTTATAGTTCAAGGGAATTACGTAAACTATGCATGATTTAATTATGAAACTAATAAAAATGTGATAGTTTAATGTTGTTTTGATCCATTACATTatctcaaaaaacaaaaaagtatacaaatgTGTTTGTGTATACATAGTACAATTGCCTATATGGGCTATTGCTTGCATTTTGGATTCGCCGatgctaatttatttatttaacataGGTTCCTTTTTTCTCCACAAATTAATTAATCACTCAATTCATTTTTACTTTTCTGTATTCTCATCCCCAATTTTTAGTCTGAGCTTCTCATATCTCCTTGTCTATCCATCATATTTCAGTTCAATCTTTCATTTCGTTGTTAGTAATTGTCGTAGTTTATTTGTATTGAGTCGAATTGTAATTTCCTGTTTATCGTTGAAGTAATTGAAGAGGAGTTTGTAAATTGGGTTGTTACATAAAGTGTATCTTAAAATATCGATAAAAGTATATGCAATCTGACTCAAAGTAAAACTGAATGGATAAGTATTATCTGTTTAGTATTGTCTACTCGTTGATTTTTCTTGCAGAACCTGTAAAATCTATATCTTCAATTCTTCATGTATAAAAGAAAAgcaaacactatatatatatatatcaactaaaCGATAACGAAAATGGAATTGTAGGAGCCagaattttaacatgaaaaaaaGGTACTAAGTTAAGCAATCTGACTCGAAATATACACGTGGAATAATAGCAATAAGTGAACAACAGTCCAATTTTAGCAATAAACGTAGACGATTTAAGTACATTTTCTAACTCTGTTCATATGTGGTACGTAGCTTCATCTTGATGGTCTTGTCAGCTTCACAACTAATAAGCCTACTGCCTGTTACATCATAGCAGAGAGCATAGATACCGGCCTCGCCATCAAGAGATCCAGGTTGAGCAATGGTTTGAGGTTGTTGTATGTTGCAACCACTTGCCCAATCACAAAACCACAAGCTCCCATTGTCACCTCCTGTCGCCATTACATCTTCATTATTAACCGCCATGGCGTTGATTATAGTCTTCTGTTGTGGAATATCACTATTCATATTCTGCAAAAATTCTCCTTTTGGAAGGTTGAATTTCTTTACGTTGTCACTTGACGCAGACCCGAAAAAATAATCTTCCTTACGATGTTGAACCATAGCTCGAACGGATTTCTTATGATGTGTTAACGTTGTCATTGTCTTACCATATCTAAGATCCCATAACTTTATGGTCGAGTCAGAAGATCCCGTTACAACCTGAGGGTCCGTTGTTCGAGTTAAAACAGAACAAACAGCGTCATCATGTCCAGACAGAACCAGTGGAAACCCACACCCGCTACCGTAAGGcttaaaattacatagaaaaatcgccaaaagttataaatattaataggtgGAAACTCATAACTAAACCAAGAGATAGCTTAGTGGCAGGAAAGGAGTCCTTGggaacccacaagtttaaaattctGCATCCGCCTCTGGACAGAACATGAATTTGTACTTTGCTCCGAATATCCCATACTCGACAAACATAATCACCACCCCCAGTGAACAAGATATCCATTGTGGGATGAAGAGCTAAGGAGTAAACGCCACTTAGATGGCCATGATATGAGCGAATCACCTTATTTTGTTCGAGGTCCCAACATTTAACTTGCTTATCATCGCCAGCTGAGAACGTGAATGTGTGTCTATCGCTAACAGCTAGACTTCTTACTTGTCCAACGTGACCTGTTAACGTGAGCTTTAACCCACCACTTGCTAACTCCCATATCTTTATAGTCTGATCTTCGGATCCAGTGCAGAACCAAGTAGTACTAGGATCGACCGCAACTGATCTTACCCCTCCCAAATGGCTGCTAATAACCCTATAAATTTTCCACATTGGGTGTGGACGTTTGGTGGTTGTTACTCGTCTCTCCATGATGGCAACTCGAAACCAAAATGAGCCACGCAATtaaaaaagtgatcaaaatagggtgtctatttaaaaagttactaaAATAGACTAAacttaataaattattacattttccACTTTTTTGTTAAcgatcaactaacggagttgacttttataAAAACGTAAGAacttcttacgttttataaaaaaaaaaatgtaaaacataagaattttttatgttttatacgATGGTTGAGGGAAAAAAACTTTGAATTGTCTAATCAGTAATAAATGATTTTTTCAGAAAATTGTGTAAAAACGTAATAAAAAGTTACGTTGTTTGActtttttcaaaactaaagagATCACTGtatgtgtgtttggtatgaataGCATTACCACCTTCTATTGTTTTGTGATAAGCATGTTTACAACATTCTTCTCTTTTAGCTTTTCTAATTTTCCTTGGTTTTGTTGGACAACGATTTAGATGATGATGCTAGATGCAGGCGGCTCAATATATTGTGTGGTCTAAAGAGAAACTTCAAAATAAggccttaaatttttttttttatatattttttatatttgaagttTATTTCTATAACTTTTTCACTattaaaaaaaaggcaaaatccGACCACAGGAAACAGACCACAAAATTATGAACAAAATTTGTTTTACAATCaatttctctcaataattttcatttcaattaattttatacttaAATCATTTCATTTCTGTTGAtcttaaatatgattttaataattttaatttaaaaaatttctttcaacTGAGACAATTATTATAGGGACTCTATATGCAGTAtaaacatttgaaaaaaaaaaaaaatttatcttgttGAAATATTTCTTACCATCCTACTCCCTCCATCCCActataactattattttaattcatttcacGTTCATGacataaaataacaaatataaggcATAATTATTAAGTTGCCCaatttattagattttatttagaattgagaaatactaaaaataaatcttCTTTGATGTTAAGGATAAAGTTGAAAATAACTGTCAACTTTAATCTTAAATTCctaatataatattttctttgagctaaaataacattaaaatgaaataatattttctaataaaaaatacttttaattataaatttataattgaataaATTATACTGTAATACTTATATGTTCTGCCTGCAGTATGCTTTTTCCTCTTTGTTTATCCTTTTACCTAATCGGCGTACCTTCGGTAAAAGTGGACCACCTTTAGTTTTCAACAACGTAACTCTTTATTAcgtttttacataattttttaaaaagtgtatttaTTACTGATTagataactcacaatttttttttccaatcatcgtgtaaaacgtaagaaatacTTACGTTTTTATCAACTCAGTTAGTTGACCGttaacaaaaaagtgaaaaacgtaataaattattacgtttagcctattttggtaactttttaaatagatgacctatttgGTCATTTTTTTAATTGTGTGGCTTATTTTGATTCCGAGTTCCAGCAGTTAATtacatatagagagagagagagaaaggcgGTAGTAGGTTTTTAATTATTCCATAATAGTACTCATATTTATAATGGTGTAAATTAAACCTATATTAACTAGGAGTAAAACCTAAACCTATTTAGACATGGCTTAGGTAAACTACAAAGTACGTAACAAATCCTAAGCAATTTAGGATATACTCTTTTATTCCTTGAAGACCACGGACCATGTAATAAGTTTTATTGAAAAGCCCGTTTTCAGAATAAGGAAATTTGTTtcggtttttttttctttttaaaattttactcttttGCTGCTTCATTTTTTACTTTACTACTGCTTGGAAATTGGAGTGACTACTTtctgtttttaaaaaattatagtcaacacacacacatatatatatatatatatttcattccCTAAATTATTAGGTGTTTATTAGTTTCATGCTTAAACTATGTCTTGTTTACGTTACCCCCTAAACTATATATATTTTCAAGTGCTAAAATCACTCTGGCTCGACAGATGACTGTGTGTGGGTTAGCACCTCCTTAGAGACGCATAAGTGGCCAAAAAGAAAAAAGCTGAAAATATGACTCTGTGGTATGTTTTGTCTTAAGTTTTATGTTTTTGAAAGAATTCCCCAAGGTACTTGACATCGAGGCATTATTTTTGGGCAACATATACGTAATAGAGGGCAAGATAGGTTACTCTGATGCTCAATTTCCAAGGGTTTTGCAAGTGAGTACAAATATACACAGGTTAAGACGACAATGACATATAACCGGTGTAATCCTACAAGTAGTATTAGAGAAGGAGGATGTACACACTTTATCCCTGCCTTTGTttggtagagaggttgtttccgaaagatCCTCGACTCAAAGGGAAGTATCCGACAGGATTGCAAGAAAAGAGAGAACAAAGTAGCAAGATACACAACAAATACAACAGCAGAAAGCAACACattgaaaaatataagaaactacGCAATAACTAAATGAAAGGATAAGATGAGAGGTGTGTTAAAGTAGAATTATTTCATTACTAGGACTCTTTGTAATTATCTTTTACATTTGTAATTAGCGTATGACTCTTGGTAGTTATTCCCTGTATCTATCCTTTTTACTTTGTACAACTATATAAGCTTATATTCATGAATACATCAAGATAAGGAAGAATACCTTGACTTCTTAATCTCcttattattcttgttatttcacatggtatcaaagccttaaACAAAATTCTCTTCCATGTTTTTCCGCCATGTCTGTCGTTCCCGTCACTTCTTCCTCTTGCACTTCTCCCACTTCTATCATCACCTCTACCCATTCTTTTGCTGTTAAACTTACACCAAAAAATTATTTGGCACGGAAAACTCAATTTATTCCTCTTCTAAATTATCAAAACCTTCATGATTTCACACCTCTACCCATTCTTTTGCTGTTAGACTTACACCAAAAAATTATTTGGCACGGAAAACTCAATTTATTCCTCTTCTAAATTATCAAAACCTTCATGATTTCATCAATGGTACGAATCCCTCTCCCTCTGTCACTATTGCGTCCTCCACTGATCCCACCCTTCAAGTTCCCAACCCAGAATTTGACAT
Proteins encoded:
- the LOC107851372 gene encoding protein pleiotropic regulatory locus 1-like, with the protein product MGYSEQSTNSCSVQRRMQNFKLPYGSGCGFPLVLSGHDDAVCSVLTRTTDPQVVTGSSDSTIKLWDLRYGKTMTTLTHHKKSVRAMVQHRKEDYFFGSASSDNVKKFNLPKGEFLQNMNSDIPQQKTIINAMAVNNEDVMATGGDNGSLWFCDWASGCNIQQPQTIAQPGSLDGEAGIYALCYDVTGSRLISCEADKTIKMKLRTTYEQS